Genomic DNA from Manihot esculenta cultivar AM560-2 chromosome 15, M.esculenta_v8, whole genome shotgun sequence:
tcataaaatttttaatgaccataaaatatttttaaaatctaaactaattttacaacagAAATTACATCTGTATAAAAATGAATATTCTAGAGACCTAACATTATCATGctaaatgaaaaaatatgaaaaatctcatctaaataaataaaccatctTGCAAAAGTAACAAATTGAAAACCAAAAAACAAAAACAGTGAAGCTCTGGTTAGCTAAAGTATTCACCGTCCAATTCGCCTCTCCGTAGACATGCTGAATATAAAAAGCTGGAAAAACTTTGGACAGGCTGAGTATTCACAACATATTGAAGAGAAAAACACATTAATGTCAAGTTTAGCGCTTTAACTTATAGTattcaaattataataataCTGTAAAGCttcatattaaaatatcaattatgATTTCACTGGGTGACACACTTAATTTAAATACTAAACTTtaatcattatttattattttgcatttatttgtcattaaaaattttcaaagttttaaagaTGTGAATTCTCAGATATATATATTggagtatatatataaatgtttaaTTGAATGATTATTAAGTGGAGTTTATATTAGATAAAGGCATTAAGATTTAGAAATGTGAAAACAAAATGAAGGATTTGGAGGCAGGCGAGGAGACCTAATAATGTTGATATGTTCCCAAATACTTTAATACGAAATCTTTGCTTTTGAGTTCCAACGCAAGTATCTTGCACTAAAAAACTCCAAGGACATTACTTTACTACTTAATATAATACCATGTTATGATGTTGAGTTTACTGATAATAACAACAAATTCAAAGATAATTAAAGTTTAGACTTAGACTTAATATTATGATTAAACAAGTGTCATGTCGCGATCAACTTCAAATAGGCCTTAGGACCCCACTTTATATCATTCTCATCATATGCACGTGGCCCAACAACTTCTCCAGCAAAATAGCCGATGAAACTGAAATTTGTGGGGCCGAATGAGCTGTAACGGACCCACTTTAGAGTATGTTCAATGTTCATCGTGCTTTGCCTTTGGGTGAGGATCCTCTCTCTTCATGCCCACACTTGCCGGGTAACCATCTTTCATTCTTTCCAATCACTTCTATTTTCTAATTGTTGCTAAATCATATTTTTAACAttgagttataaaaaaaaaaaagacataacCCTTTAATTGATAACTAgtatcatttaattaatatataaaaaataattattaaattatatagtattattaataatagtagAATTAATAGAGAGACTAAAAGCAACTGTTTAATCACAGGAACCAATAATTAAGGTTGGGAACTTCTGAATAAAGATGAACctaagaaatgaaagaaaaattgtTAGTAATAATGGAAGGAGATTATAAGAAGCATTAATAGAAGGAAGAGTACTACGGCGGACAGGTGTGCTGGGGAGCGCCGGCTTCACTGTAAAGAATCTCTGCGATGAGTACTGCGGAGTTTTGATAattatcttttatatatatatatatatgtataatttttGTCAAAGCATTGCTGCAGAGAGAGATAGAGTTGGAATTGGAAAAAGCACAGAGCAGAGAGCAGAGAGGCTCTAGGCATGGACACGTAGTGGTGTTTCCAGTTTGTACCACCTGGTTAAAGCACTCctctttctttgtttgtttACCTCTTATCGCATTTAACGTTCTATTACTTGCTGACTTTTTTAGCCTAACTTGCTCGCCTACATCAACCTTCTCTACTTGCGCCTTTTATCAAACACCTGTGTCAAGTCCTCTGTTAGCTCCTGTTTCCAACTTTCATGGCTGTTGCCGCGGTTCTTTTTCTCTTTGCTTTTGTCTTTTTTCTTCTTGAACTACTTTTTAGttcttattattaatttattgaaatttttaaaattaattttcttgataaaaaatattaaaaaaaactattttagaTCACTAATCTTATAAATAATTCAActtatttcttaaaataaaggtataaaataataataatatttaatttatttcaatgaAATATATTTGTAAAATAGATAAAAGTGGTGAAATAATTCctgaaactaaaatttaaaagtattttaatttatttataaaacaaaGTGTTAATAATAATCTAATTCCTCGTCAAGCAATGGTGTTGCTAATGTTATTGCAAAGCTATATTTGAGGTATACTTTTATCTTTAAATCGGATGGTCTATAATTTGTGCAGTATTCCCTCCATCCAAGTTAGGTAATGTTTTAGAAAATTAAGGAAGTTTAAAGTTTGAAGTATATAGGAGAGAgtataatttcaatttcaacCTATTTTTAGAGTTGTTGAAGATAAGAATGAAAAAGGATATGAAAGCAAATGTTTCCATGTCGTTTTGTGGTTAATTATTAGTTGTTGTATGCATTACATAGTCAAAGAAGGGTTAAAGAGACATGTGTGTAAGAAGATGATAGGTTAAGTTAAGGTAGAGAGTGGGGATTGGGTATGGAAGATATACATGGTTTTTCATTGACCCCTCACATCCATTAACCATGCCGTGCGTGCATATATTTCTAATTTCTAGGTTTCAGTCTGTTTTCacacaattatatatatatcttatccatatttctttttattataagtATAGAATGTTTTTCAAAGCTAGCTAGGTTATcatcttcttttgcatgattggtAACTTAACCTtcaaattttaactaaaatatcaataataataataataataataataataataataagattaaaatattaaaacaaaagaagaaaggaagctAAGATCCTTTATCCCGACAATTAAAAACCATATCACATGTGacctaaaaataatattaatttgtaTATTCTTTTATACTCTATTGGGGTGGATGCCATAtctaaattattcatatatattaaatgtcATAGTATTAAATTATTACTATTGTCATTATTATTTAGGTATGGATCTATTTGTTTATACAGTGCTTTATATAAAAGATGTTCAAGTTTACTGCTCCAAAACTAgtcaaagaagaaaaggaagaagaggtaGCGTGTTCAAAACTCGCTTCAAAGTGCGACTAAGGATGCACAGCTGAACCATAACGTACAGAGTGAAGagaagaaaacaaaacaaaaaacaagaaaagaagaaggaagaaaaagaaaaagaaaaagaaaaaataatgaaaatgaattggAAACTAAAAGGGGTACGTGGCAGTTAAAAAGCACTAGAAGTCAAATCGTTCGCTACCCTAAGCGTCCTGACTACTGCAGTGATGGACCCACCAATCCCCTTCCTTTTTACCCTCTCTCTCTTCTATTTATTTCCCCCTTCGATTTGTTCACCCAGAAAACTTCTCCTTCACCTCCAATACACAAAAACCTCCTCCACCTCTTCCTTCGCCACAACCACCGCCAACGCCACCGAGCTGCTGTTGTCTTGTCTTGGGAGTGTAAAGGAATATAACTTATAATGAGAGATGGTGGGTTTAAGTATAGTTTTGGAGGCTCAAAAGGGTGGTGTTAACAAGAAAGCCCCACAAGTGATCAGCAAAGCCACTATGATGATCAATAAACCTTCTTCTCCTTTGCCTTCTTCGAGTTCTTTATCTTTCTACTCATCTTTACCAGCCCCTACTTTTCTTGAGCATTGCTTTCTTTGTGGACAGAAACTCTTGCCTGGCAAGGACATCTACATGTACAAGTAAGCAATACTGTTACTAActctttttgtattttaatgttcACCAGATCTTATATGGCCGATATGAGCTCAATAAGCCCTTAGTTCTCGTTTGCTATTCTTCAAAAGATAGATCTTTATTGTCTTGTCATATTTCACCTGTGGTTTTCTGTTACTGTTAGTGAAGTCTAATGGAACTGTGTATATATTTCTTGTTAGAGGCTTGATTTAGGCGGTTCTTATTTGTCTGATATGCAGAGGAGATAGAGCTTTTTGTAGCGTGGAGTGCAGGTGTAGGCAGATATTTATGGACGAGGAGGAGACCCTGAGGACAGAAAACTGTTCACTTGCTGCCATTAAACCAACTTCTGCATCTTCCTCTTCGTCATCCTCCTCATCTTCTGCTTCTCGTCACCGCAAAAGCACCAGAAACCGAGCGGGTGGTTTTGCatattgagagagagagagagagataaggATCTGAAACTGttctttttttaacttttttcctttttaggttcCAATAATTTTGTTTCAGTTTTACCCTAGTGTTGCTTTTGTAATGACGTTGATATCCTCTCTTATCGTGTTTTGCTACCTGGTATGAAGCCAAAAGGCATTCAAATTTCAGCCCCACGTATCTATGGGAGCCCATGGTTTGATTTTTGGTTTTCATAACTTTTCCATTTGCCCATAATCAATATGGACGGTTCAAGGAGATTAATTAAACTTGATtacttattatatttattattatttgctttccaataaaataattctaaagAATGTTAAGGTTCATGAGAGTTGTAGATTTCTTGGAACGAGCAAAAATGTTTGTTCACTTGCTTAGAAAGATGACAAGGGCATATGTAATGTTGGATTCTTGTGCTAGGGCATTTTTACCTAGATGGTACTAGTATGGAAAATTTTGTGGGTGGTGAAGAGACTATCAAGTAATTAAAGAATTGGGACCGAATAACAAATTTACAAATGGTCCCCATGACCAAAAGTATATACAATCTTCTTCTCTTCCTTGATAAGAGTTGTCAGCTGTATTTCTTATATATACAAGGTAAAGATTTCGTGTATACACACATACACAGCTGCATGGGTCCTATTAATATATTTGGTTGTTTGCAGCAAATGGTAATACTGACTCAAATTAGTAAGTTTGGTCCTAAAACCAGCATTAAATTCATGGGTGCCCATTGTTTTTAAAGCACAACCGATAAAAGGCAGGTATAGATGTGTGTTGAATGAGACGAGCAAGCTACTGAACTGACCAAGGACATATCCATAAAATTTAAGCCACTGATCAATCTCTTATTTGCAGAaattagggaaaaaaaaaaagataggaTCATTTGTGCTGTAATCTTGCATAATACCATGttttttttcttgtaaaaaTAGCTAGGaagaaaacagaaaaagaaaactcCATTGGTCGTTCAATACGATTATGCTAGTTGTCAATACATGGGTTAGGTGAGCCAAGGAGAGCACAAGAAGCAAACAACAGCAGCAGAAATAAAGTTCCACTTCcacaattaagaaaaaaaatggagTACGTTGCATAAGATTTTTCAGGTAAAAGCTAGCAGTAGTCTAGTATAGAAGGTGGACGTgcaactaaaaataataaattgaattgaagAAGAGTATTAATTAGGGAGAAGGGGAAGGAgagggaaaaaagaaagaaaaagagcatAGAATAGAATCTTATACTTTCCAATGTGGCGAAGCAGGTGGTTTGAAAGGTAGGAACCCTAGAAAGAGAAGAGCATATAAAAGAGATGGGCATACGTACTAATGAGGAATAAATAGGGTTTGCCACTTACTTGTCTTTATGTGGTGCTACCATCCACAAATCCTTCACTAGAAAGGGACAGTTTGGTGCCCACAAGGatgcaaatatatatttataatacattCCTTGGTGGTTTTTTTGGTGGAGAATGCATGGAGATTGCATTTCggacaaatttttattttgctatTTGTACGCTCAGTTTCCTTATTTTACTCACCGACACGCTACCTTCTGTCCTCGCATGCTTTCGACTTCCCTCCTAATGTTCCCAAattcagaagaaaaaaaaaaaaaaaagaggacatAATATGTGTTAATGGGAGTTTCATTAGTACTTTCATCCCATCTGAAACGAAGTTTTAATTTGATATTGTgatttgaagattttttttttttgaaaattatcttaaatatgattgaaaaataatttcaaaatggtAAGAAAAATAACCGATGAAGCAAATTATATAGTGTAAAACTCCTCAGTCATGAAGTGATGCAATATATGTATCAAGTGCTTACTTAGCTAAGCCCTTAGTTTGTTCAAAGCCGCAAGGCTATTCCAGCAGTCTCTGTCCACCTTATTGGAAATATAGGCTATGTAGATCAACAATAAttgagtctttttttttttttttgttaagaaaagtagaaaataagatgaaactaatcagtataattttatttatgatattaaattttgaaataaattaataatttagaaatacatatttatacgttgtaatttaatatttattattttatcagaaTTTGTAAACTTATATAAATTTAGTACTCATGCCTGCATGGCTATATATAAtggtatttttaatttaattaatctgtGAAAACCTTCCAATATATGTCCAACTGCTACCCCTGCAAGCCATTGTAGAGGTCAATTTGGTATTTAACTTCAAGACGGAA
This window encodes:
- the LOC110601015 gene encoding FCS-Like Zinc finger 15 — its product is MVGLSIVLEAQKGGVNKKAPQVISKATMMINKPSSPLPSSSSLSFYSSLPAPTFLEHCFLCGQKLLPGKDIYMYKGDRAFCSVECRCRQIFMDEEETLRTENCSLAAIKPTSASSSSSSSSSSASRHRKSTRNRAGGFAY